One window of the Brevundimonas goettingensis genome contains the following:
- a CDS encoding GNAT family N-acetyltransferase, translated as MAHAFAAGAVRVEIITDGVNAASQAAIRKLGARDEGILRKHKITFTGRIRDTAQFAILDEDWPSVRDGLDARLATFD; from the coding sequence TTGGCCCATGCCTTCGCGGCGGGCGCGGTGCGGGTCGAGATCATCACCGACGGCGTCAACGCCGCCAGTCAGGCCGCCATCCGCAAACTGGGCGCCCGCGACGAAGGCATCCTGCGCAAGCACAAGATCACCTTCACCGGCCGCATCCGCGACACCGCCCAGTTCGCCATTCTGGACGAGGACTGGCCGTCGGTGCGTGATGGGCTGGACGCGCGGCTGGCGACGTTCGACTAG
- a CDS encoding MliC family protein → MTRPDLPQSIIFCGLAALAVLAACGKEPKAAPTSGDEVKQRAIEAQTARKRTGAEVQDRALNRVIRTVYLCNNGERLSVDFDNPRQMATVRNSNGEAVDLFQERAADGIWYRASAYELRGKGVMATWTADGLQPTDCRAVD, encoded by the coding sequence TTGACCAGACCGGATCTTCCGCAGTCGATCATCTTTTGCGGTCTGGCGGCCCTCGCCGTCCTGGCCGCCTGCGGCAAGGAGCCCAAGGCCGCTCCGACCAGCGGCGACGAGGTCAAGCAGCGCGCCATCGAGGCCCAGACCGCCCGCAAGCGCACCGGCGCCGAGGTTCAGGACCGGGCCCTGAACCGCGTGATCCGCACCGTCTACCTTTGCAACAACGGCGAACGGCTGTCGGTCGATTTCGACAATCCGCGCCAGATGGCCACGGTTCGCAACTCCAATGGCGAGGCCGTGGACCTGTTCCAGGAACGCGCCGCCGACGGCATCTGGTACAGGGCCAGCGCCTATGAACTGCGCGGCAAGGGCGTCATGGCCACCTGGACCGCCGACGGCCTGCAGCCGACCGACTGCCGCGCGGTGGATTGA